In Wenyingzhuangia fucanilytica, the following are encoded in one genomic region:
- the tatC gene encoding twin-arginine translocase subunit TatC: MGAEKEMSFLDHLEELRWHLVRSTICIMAVAIVLFIYQRTVYNEFLLAHLSPDFITYRWFCEAFASVGMESDFCNITFNAKLQSLSPTNQLMNAMWSSFILGLIISFPYIIWEMMRFITPGLTEKEQKKSKGFIVVATILLILGLLFSYYIIVPMSVYFFYNYQITETIVNNFQFDSYITLITNTLLGVSVVFELPLVVYFLTKFGLITPDFLKKYRKHALVVVLIVSAIITPPDITSQIIVAIPVLILYEVSIVVSRFLVKKQDKA; the protein is encoded by the coding sequence ATGGGAGCAGAAAAAGAAATGTCCTTTTTAGATCATCTTGAAGAATTAAGATGGCATTTAGTAAGATCTACCATTTGTATTATGGCTGTAGCCATTGTACTTTTTATCTATCAAAGAACCGTTTATAATGAGTTCTTATTAGCACATTTAAGTCCAGACTTTATTACTTATCGATGGTTTTGTGAGGCATTTGCAAGTGTAGGAATGGAAAGTGATTTTTGTAATATTACTTTTAATGCCAAGCTACAAAGTTTATCGCCAACCAATCAGTTGATGAATGCTATGTGGTCTAGTTTTATTTTAGGACTTATTATTTCTTTCCCTTATATTATCTGGGAAATGATGAGATTCATCACTCCTGGATTAACAGAAAAAGAACAAAAAAAGAGCAAAGGATTTATTGTAGTTGCAACTATTTTATTAATTCTAGGATTACTTTTTAGCTACTATATTATAGTACCTATGTCTGTATATTTCTTTTATAATTATCAAATTACAGAAACCATTGTAAACAATTTTCAGTTTGATAGTTATATAACCTTAATCACCAATACTCTTTTAGGAGTTTCTGTGGTTTTTGAACTTCCGTTAGTGGTATATTTCTTAACCAAGTTTGGATTAATCACCCCTGATTTCCTAAAAAAATACAGAAAACACGCTTTGGTAGTCGTTTTAATAGTTTCTGCTATTATTACTCCTCCAGATATTACAAGTCAGATTATTGTAGCCATTCCTGTATTGATTTTATACGAAGTAAGTATAGTGGTATCTAGATTTTTGGTTAAAAAACAAGATAAAGCATGA
- the lptB gene encoding LPS export ABC transporter ATP-binding protein — protein MILRADNIQKVYGSRKVVKGISLQVEQGEIIGLLGPNGAGKTTSFYMIVGMVKPNEGHIYLDDKEITNYAMYKRAQHGIGYLAQEASIFRKLTVEENILSVLQFTDRTKAEQKQKLEELIEEFSLGHVRTNRGDLLSGGERRRTEIARCLASDPKFILLDEPFAGVDPIAVEDIQSIVATLKDKNIGILITDHDVQATLAITDKTYLMYQGGILKSGTPQELADDEMVRRVYLGESFILKENKFKKKVE, from the coding sequence ATGATTTTAAGAGCCGATAATATTCAGAAAGTCTACGGAAGTAGAAAAGTGGTAAAAGGAATTTCTTTACAAGTTGAGCAAGGAGAAATTATTGGTTTATTAGGTCCTAACGGAGCTGGTAAAACAACTTCTTTTTATATGATTGTAGGGATGGTAAAACCAAACGAAGGTCATATATATTTAGATGATAAAGAAATTACCAATTACGCCATGTACAAGCGTGCACAACACGGAATTGGTTATTTGGCACAAGAAGCTTCTATTTTTAGAAAATTAACGGTTGAAGAAAATATTTTATCTGTATTACAATTTACTGATAGAACCAAAGCAGAACAAAAACAAAAACTAGAGGAACTGATAGAGGAATTTAGTTTGGGACATGTAAGAACCAACAGAGGAGACTTACTTTCTGGAGGGGAAAGACGTAGAACAGAAATTGCTCGTTGCTTAGCATCGGATCCAAAATTTATTTTGTTAGACGAACCTTTTGCAGGAGTTGACCCTATTGCAGTAGAAGACATTCAATCTATTGTAGCTACTTTAAAAGACAAAAACATTGGTATTTTAATTACCGACCACGATGTACAAGCTACTTTGGCTATTACAGATAAAACTTACTTAATGTATCAAGGAGGGATTTTAAAAAGTGGAACTCCTCAAGAACTTGCCGATGATGAAATGGTAAGACGTGTTTATTTAGGTGAAAGTTTTATTTTAAAAGAAAACAAGTTTAAGAAAAAGGTTGAGTAG